A stretch of the Candidatus Thioglobus sp. genome encodes the following:
- a CDS encoding YggS family pyridoxal phosphate-dependent enzyme, with the protein MIEQNLAIIHNRINTVKHSQKVTLIAVSKTKPASDLQQAIDAGQKHFGENYLQEALEKIQALKGQDLIWHFIGPIQSNKTKQIAQSFSWVHSVDRLKVAKRLNDQRPENLEKLNVLLQVNIDNEPTKSGVLIDEIDELMPHFENFSNISLRGFMCIPSPDQSAQSFAKMAQILNKYPNLDTLSMGMSADLELAIKNGATFVRIGSDIFGKRA; encoded by the coding sequence ATGATTGAACAAAACTTAGCAATAATCCACAATCGTATTAATACCGTTAAACATTCGCAAAAAGTTACACTCATTGCTGTTAGCAAAACCAAACCCGCCTCAGATCTACAACAAGCTATTGACGCAGGACAAAAGCATTTTGGTGAAAACTACCTACAAGAAGCCTTAGAAAAAATTCAAGCGTTAAAAGGCCAAGATTTAATCTGGCATTTTATCGGCCCGATTCAATCCAACAAAACTAAGCAAATTGCACAAAGTTTTAGCTGGGTGCATAGTGTTGATCGGCTCAAAGTCGCAAAGCGGCTAAATGATCAGCGCCCTGAAAATTTAGAAAAACTCAATGTACTCTTGCAAGTGAATATTGACAACGAACCTACTAAATCAGGCGTATTAATTGACGAAATTGATGAATTAATGCCTCATTTTGAAAATTTCTCAAATATTTCCCTTCGAGGATTTATGTGTATCCCAAGTCCTGATCAGTCGGCGCAAAGTTTCGCCAAAATGGCTCAAATACTCAATAAATACCCAAATTTAGACACTTTATCTATGGGAATGAGTGCTGATCTTGAATTAGCCATCAAAAATGGTGCTACTTTCGTGAGAATTGGCAGTGATATCTTTGGAAAAAGGGCTTAA